The following coding sequences are from one Gimesia chilikensis window:
- a CDS encoding O-acetylhomoserine aminocarboxypropyltransferase/cysteine synthase family protein produces MDAEALKLATLCLHGGQEPDSATNSRAVPIYQTTSYTFNDTDHAARLFGLQEFGNIYTRLMNPTTDVLEKRLALLEGGAGALAVASGQAAESLAIMNIVESGQNIVSSSSLYGGTYNLFHYTFPKYGIQAKFVDQSDPENFRKAIDDDTRAIYLEALGNPRCDVADFEAIAAIAHEAGIPVIVDTTLASPYLFRPFEHGADIVVASCTKFIGGHGTSIGGIIVEKGDFPWDNGKFPGLTEPDPSYHGLKFYETFGPMNLAYILKIRVQLLRDLGPAMSPFNAFQLLQGLETLHLRMERHCQNALAVAKFLESHPKVSWVNYSGLESHPDYKLAQKYLPKGSGAVFGFGIQGDTPEQQQANGIKLINSVKLFSHLANVGDSKSLIIHPSSTTHQQLTPEEQLSSGVTPDFIRISVGTEDQEDIINDLKQALEQI; encoded by the coding sequence ATGGATGCCGAAGCATTGAAATTAGCGACTCTCTGTCTGCATGGCGGTCAGGAACCCGACAGCGCCACCAATTCCCGCGCCGTTCCTATCTACCAGACGACCTCCTACACCTTTAATGATACTGATCACGCGGCCAGACTGTTCGGCCTGCAGGAATTCGGGAACATCTACACCCGCCTGATGAACCCCACCACCGACGTGCTCGAAAAACGCCTCGCACTGCTCGAAGGGGGCGCTGGTGCCCTGGCGGTCGCCTCTGGACAGGCTGCTGAATCGCTGGCGATCATGAACATCGTCGAGAGCGGTCAGAACATCGTCTCTTCCTCCAGCCTGTATGGCGGAACCTACAACCTGTTCCACTACACGTTCCCCAAGTACGGCATCCAGGCGAAATTCGTCGATCAGAGCGATCCCGAAAACTTCCGCAAAGCCATCGATGACGACACCCGCGCCATCTACCTCGAAGCCCTGGGTAACCCGCGGTGTGACGTGGCCGACTTCGAAGCCATCGCCGCAATCGCCCACGAAGCCGGCATCCCCGTAATCGTCGACACCACCCTGGCCTCCCCTTACCTGTTCCGGCCCTTCGAACACGGAGCCGACATCGTCGTGGCTTCCTGTACCAAGTTCATCGGTGGTCACGGTACCTCGATCGGCGGGATCATCGTCGAAAAAGGTGACTTCCCCTGGGACAACGGAAAATTCCCCGGTTTGACCGAACCCGATCCCAGTTATCACGGTCTTAAATTCTATGAGACGTTTGGTCCCATGAACCTGGCCTACATCCTCAAAATCCGGGTCCAGCTCCTCCGCGATCTGGGACCGGCAATGAGCCCCTTCAACGCCTTCCAGCTGTTGCAGGGACTGGAAACGCTGCACCTGCGCATGGAGCGGCACTGTCAGAATGCTCTGGCCGTCGCGAAGTTCCTGGAAAGCCATCCCAAGGTCTCCTGGGTGAACTACAGCGGACTCGAATCGCATCCGGACTACAAGCTGGCGCAGAAATATCTGCCCAAGGGCTCTGGGGCGGTCTTCGGATTCGGCATCCAGGGTGATACCCCGGAACAGCAGCAGGCCAATGGCATCAAACTGATCAACAGCGTCAAACTGTTCTCGCATCTCGCCAATGTGGGCGACAGCAAGTCTCTGATCATCCATCCGTCCAGCACGACTCACCAGCAGCTGACTCCCGAAGAGCAGCTCAGCTCGGGCGTCACCCCGGACTTCATCCGGATTTCGGTCGGTACGGAAGATCAGGAAGACATCATCAACGACCTGAAACAGGCCCTGGAACAGATCTGA
- a CDS encoding DUF4145 domain-containing protein → MDIVARWKKDLTDHDETNGPLYPQAEHWYETLICMTCDKPTFRSVFRHDELDSDRGVVVVLYPQTEIMSSGLPETIFKAYEAARKVKNIDANAFAVLIGRLLELVCVDQKAEGKTLFQKLNDLSDKGIIPEKLSKVAQGLREHRNIGAHAELGELTEEDVPLLEKLTHAILEYVYTAPALAKRAEKQLAKLKVK, encoded by the coding sequence ATGGATATCGTTGCGAGATGGAAAAAAGATTTAACAGACCATGACGAAACGAATGGACCGCTCTACCCCCAAGCAGAGCATTGGTACGAAACACTAATTTGCATGACGTGTGATAAACCAACATTTAGGTCAGTTTTCCGTCATGATGAATTAGACTCTGACAGAGGTGTTGTTGTAGTTCTTTATCCTCAAACTGAGATAATGTCATCAGGACTTCCTGAAACTATCTTTAAAGCGTATGAGGCTGCGAGAAAAGTTAAGAATATAGATGCAAACGCTTTTGCCGTTTTGATAGGGAGACTGTTAGAACTGGTTTGCGTGGATCAGAAAGCGGAAGGAAAGACTCTATTTCAGAAACTGAATGACTTGTCAGATAAAGGAATCATACCTGAAAAGTTATCCAAAGTCGCACAGGGACTCAGAGAACATCGAAACATTGGGGCTCATGCTGAATTAGGCGAGCTAACAGAAGAGGATGTCCCATTATTGGAGAAGCTCACCCATGCAATACTTGAATACGTCTATACTGCTCCTGCTTTGGCAAAACGAGCAGAAAAACAACTAGCAAAATTAAAGGTGAAATAG